From one Xyrauchen texanus isolate HMW12.3.18 chromosome 17, RBS_HiC_50CHRs, whole genome shotgun sequence genomic stretch:
- the LOC127657931 gene encoding probable C-mannosyltransferase DPY19L1 isoform X1, producing the protein MVVKTRKSNAKEQSSEKDRSPSVSVKSRRGKDGKSSAIQSKNGLFSELIRNKLGLSPSAFARGVTVLILAVIVGFLHWYHLSHLFENDRHFSHMSSLEKEMAFRTEMGLYYSYFKTIIKAPSFMSGLYMIMNDRLTEYPLEINTLKRFNVYPEVFLASCYRVYSSSMDFFGIPTKMCWTINRGEGLEPVESCEGLGDPAYFYVTFVFLLNGAMMSLFFIYGTFLSGSRLGGTATVLCFFFNHGESTRVMWTPPLRESFSYPFLVLQMLLVTYILRTKNPSRNTMMALVISNIFFMLPWQFAQFILLTQVASLFASYILGYLSPAKMQSLLVTHMISLAVCFLLMFGNSMLLTSFYASSLVSIWGVIALRDHFVGTFKPGLFTWIMQCLTWVVSTVILKFMLSVILGASDDAHINSLIKSKFTNYKDFDTMMYTCAAEFDFIEADTLFRYIKTLLLPVNVLIVGFIAGRTIRDVMFLRNGETNKCEDDETEQTQVMANGVLVYHSLQLVAFAVLAVLIMRLKLFLTPHMCIMSCLICSRQLFGWIGQKFKLQIIVVAILSMMAIQGVANLQSQWGIIGEFSNLPQEELLEWIKDNSSLNAVFAGAMPTMASVKLSTSRAIVNHPHYEDAGLRERTKMVYAMYSRKPAEEVKRNLIKLQVDYFILEDSWCTRRSKPGCSMPEIWDVEDTQNAGKVPLCTLMSKDSRPHFSTVFNNSIYKVLRVPKIVKDIR; encoded by the exons ATGGTAGTTAAAACGAGAAAATCAAATGCCAAGGAACAGAGCAGTGAGAAAGACAGGAGTCCGTCTGTGTCTGTTAAAAGCAGGCGTGGGAAAGATGGAAAAAGCTCGGCTATTCAGAGCAAAAACGGACTCTTTTCTGAGTTAATAAGAAACAAATTGGGCTTGAGTCCGTCCGCTTTTGCAAGAGGAGTAACAGTGTTGATACTCG CTGTTATTGTTGGATTTTTACACTG GTATCATCTCTCACATCTATTTGAAAATGACAGACACTTTTCACACATGTCATCCTTGGAGAAGGAGATGGCTTTTCGAACAGAGATG GGGCTGTATTACTCATACTTCAAAACCATCATTAAGGCTCCTTCCTTCATGAGTGGTCTATACATGATCATGAATGACAGGCTCACCGAATACCCTTTGGAGATAAACACCTTAAAGAGGTTCAACGTGTACCCTGAG GTGTTCTTGGCCAGCTGCTACAGAGTATACAGCAGTTCAATGGATTTCTTTGGGATCCCTACCAAGATGTGTTGGACCATCAACAGAGGGGAGGGACTTGAGCCAGTGGAGAGTTGTGAAG GTTTGGGGGACCCTGCATACTTTTATGTCACTTTTGTTTTCCTGTTAAATGGAGCAATGATGAGTCTGTTTTTCATTTATGGAACATTTCTGAG TGGCAGTCGACTGGGTGGTACTGCTACAGTTCTGTGTTTCTTCTTTAACCATGGAGAG AGCACACGGGTTATGTGGACTCCTCCCCTCAGAGAAAGCTTCTCCTACCCCTTTCTGGTTCTACAGATGCTTCTGGTCACGTACATCCTCCG gACAAAGAACCCAAGTAGAAATACCATGATGGCTCTGGTTATCTCTAATATTTTCTTCATGCTGCCTTGGCAATTCGCCCAGTTCATCTTACTTACTCAG GTGGCCTCCCTGTTTGCTTCATATATCCTTGGATATCTGAGCCCAGCGAAAATGCAGTCCCTCTTAGTGACACACATG ATTTCCTTGGCCGTCTGTTTCCTTCTAATGTTCGGGAACTCAATGCTGCTGACGTCCTTCTACGCCTCTTCTCTGGTCTCCATCTGG GGGGTTATTGCTCTTAGGGACCATTTTGTTGGTACTTTCAAACCTGGGCTCTTCACATGG ATCATGCAGTGCCTCACATGGGTGGTCTCTACTGTAATTTTAAAGTTCATGCTCTCTGTGATCTTGGGGGCATCAGATGAT GCTCACATCAACAGTCTGATCAAATCCAAGTTCACAAACTACAAAGACTTTGACACAATGATGTACACATGTGCAGCTGAGTTTGATTTCATTGAAGCAGAC ACTCTTTTCCGCTACATCAAAACCTTGCTGCTTCCAGTTAATGTGCTGATTGTGGGTTTCATTGCTGGGAGG ACTATACGGGATGTTATGTTTCTCAGAAATGGTGAGACAAACAAGTGTGAGGATGATGAAACAGAGCA GACCCAAGTGATGGCGAATGGAGTG CTGGTTTACCACAGTCTACAGCTGGTAGCATTTGCAGTGTTGGCTGTGCTCATTATGAGACTGAAGCTGTTCCTTACCCCTCACATGTGCATCATGTCCTGTTTAATCTGCTCCAGACAG CTGTTTGGCTGGATAGGACAGAAATTTAAACTTCAAATTATAGTCGTTGCAATATTGTCCATGATGGCGATCCAAGGAGTAGCCAACCTGCAGAGTCAATGGGGCATCATAGGAGAATTCAGCAACCTTCCACAAGAAGAGCTCTTGGAGTGGATCAAGGACAACTCAAGCCTTA ATGCTGTGTTTGCTGGTGCTATGCCCACCATGGCTAGTGTAAAACTGTCCACTAGCAGAGCCATCGTCAATCATCCACATTACGAGGATGCAGGATTGAG AGAAAGAACAAAGATGGTATATGCCATGTACAGCCGGAAGCCAGCCGAGGAAGTAAAGAGGAACTTGATAAAGTTGCAGGTGGACTACTTCATCCTAGAGGACTCATGGTGCACCAGACGCTCAAA GCCTGGTTGCAGCATGCCTGAGATCTGGGATGTGGAGGACACacaaaatgctggaaaagtgccACTTTGTACTCTCATGTCTAAGGATTCGCGACCCCACTTCTCCACTGtctttaacaacagcatttacaAAGTCCTTCGAGTTCCCAAAATAGTGAAAGATATCAGATAA
- the LOC127657931 gene encoding probable C-mannosyltransferase DPY19L1 isoform X2 — protein MVVKTRKSNAKEQSSEKDRSPSVSVKSRRGKDGKSSAIQSKNGLFSELIRNKLGLSPSAFARGVTVLILAVIVGFLHWYHLSHLFENDRHFSHMSSLEKEMAFRTEMGLYYSYFKTIIKAPSFMSGLYMIMNDRLTEYPLEINTLKRFNVYPEVFLASCYRVYSSSMDFFGIPTKMCWTINRGEGLEPVESCEGLGDPAYFYVTFVFLLNGAMMSLFFIYGTFLSGSRLGGTATVLCFFFNHGESTRVMWTPPLRESFSYPFLVLQMLLVTYILRTKNPSRNTMMALVISNIFFMLPWQFAQFILLTQVASLFASYILGYLSPAKMQSLLVTHMISLAVCFLLMFGNSMLLTSFYASSLVSIWAHINSLIKSKFTNYKDFDTMMYTCAAEFDFIEADTLFRYIKTLLLPVNVLIVGFIAGRTIRDVMFLRNGETNKCEDDETEQTQVMANGVLVYHSLQLVAFAVLAVLIMRLKLFLTPHMCIMSCLICSRQLFGWIGQKFKLQIIVVAILSMMAIQGVANLQSQWGIIGEFSNLPQEELLEWIKDNSSLNAVFAGAMPTMASVKLSTSRAIVNHPHYEDAGLRERTKMVYAMYSRKPAEEVKRNLIKLQVDYFILEDSWCTRRSKPGCSMPEIWDVEDTQNAGKVPLCTLMSKDSRPHFSTVFNNSIYKVLRVPKIVKDIR, from the exons ATGGTAGTTAAAACGAGAAAATCAAATGCCAAGGAACAGAGCAGTGAGAAAGACAGGAGTCCGTCTGTGTCTGTTAAAAGCAGGCGTGGGAAAGATGGAAAAAGCTCGGCTATTCAGAGCAAAAACGGACTCTTTTCTGAGTTAATAAGAAACAAATTGGGCTTGAGTCCGTCCGCTTTTGCAAGAGGAGTAACAGTGTTGATACTCG CTGTTATTGTTGGATTTTTACACTG GTATCATCTCTCACATCTATTTGAAAATGACAGACACTTTTCACACATGTCATCCTTGGAGAAGGAGATGGCTTTTCGAACAGAGATG GGGCTGTATTACTCATACTTCAAAACCATCATTAAGGCTCCTTCCTTCATGAGTGGTCTATACATGATCATGAATGACAGGCTCACCGAATACCCTTTGGAGATAAACACCTTAAAGAGGTTCAACGTGTACCCTGAG GTGTTCTTGGCCAGCTGCTACAGAGTATACAGCAGTTCAATGGATTTCTTTGGGATCCCTACCAAGATGTGTTGGACCATCAACAGAGGGGAGGGACTTGAGCCAGTGGAGAGTTGTGAAG GTTTGGGGGACCCTGCATACTTTTATGTCACTTTTGTTTTCCTGTTAAATGGAGCAATGATGAGTCTGTTTTTCATTTATGGAACATTTCTGAG TGGCAGTCGACTGGGTGGTACTGCTACAGTTCTGTGTTTCTTCTTTAACCATGGAGAG AGCACACGGGTTATGTGGACTCCTCCCCTCAGAGAAAGCTTCTCCTACCCCTTTCTGGTTCTACAGATGCTTCTGGTCACGTACATCCTCCG gACAAAGAACCCAAGTAGAAATACCATGATGGCTCTGGTTATCTCTAATATTTTCTTCATGCTGCCTTGGCAATTCGCCCAGTTCATCTTACTTACTCAG GTGGCCTCCCTGTTTGCTTCATATATCCTTGGATATCTGAGCCCAGCGAAAATGCAGTCCCTCTTAGTGACACACATG ATTTCCTTGGCCGTCTGTTTCCTTCTAATGTTCGGGAACTCAATGCTGCTGACGTCCTTCTACGCCTCTTCTCTGGTCTCCATCTGG GCTCACATCAACAGTCTGATCAAATCCAAGTTCACAAACTACAAAGACTTTGACACAATGATGTACACATGTGCAGCTGAGTTTGATTTCATTGAAGCAGAC ACTCTTTTCCGCTACATCAAAACCTTGCTGCTTCCAGTTAATGTGCTGATTGTGGGTTTCATTGCTGGGAGG ACTATACGGGATGTTATGTTTCTCAGAAATGGTGAGACAAACAAGTGTGAGGATGATGAAACAGAGCA GACCCAAGTGATGGCGAATGGAGTG CTGGTTTACCACAGTCTACAGCTGGTAGCATTTGCAGTGTTGGCTGTGCTCATTATGAGACTGAAGCTGTTCCTTACCCCTCACATGTGCATCATGTCCTGTTTAATCTGCTCCAGACAG CTGTTTGGCTGGATAGGACAGAAATTTAAACTTCAAATTATAGTCGTTGCAATATTGTCCATGATGGCGATCCAAGGAGTAGCCAACCTGCAGAGTCAATGGGGCATCATAGGAGAATTCAGCAACCTTCCACAAGAAGAGCTCTTGGAGTGGATCAAGGACAACTCAAGCCTTA ATGCTGTGTTTGCTGGTGCTATGCCCACCATGGCTAGTGTAAAACTGTCCACTAGCAGAGCCATCGTCAATCATCCACATTACGAGGATGCAGGATTGAG AGAAAGAACAAAGATGGTATATGCCATGTACAGCCGGAAGCCAGCCGAGGAAGTAAAGAGGAACTTGATAAAGTTGCAGGTGGACTACTTCATCCTAGAGGACTCATGGTGCACCAGACGCTCAAA GCCTGGTTGCAGCATGCCTGAGATCTGGGATGTGGAGGACACacaaaatgctggaaaagtgccACTTTGTACTCTCATGTCTAAGGATTCGCGACCCCACTTCTCCACTGtctttaacaacagcatttacaAAGTCCTTCGAGTTCCCAAAATAGTGAAAGATATCAGATAA